One genomic window of Maribacter aquivivus includes the following:
- a CDS encoding DUF3871 family protein — protein MELITINNSIEKQVILEKDVTVSQGNFIEANTECVSLSHLKNECIIPNYSDSESTIAHSEFIDATNEVVHANFPETSVLEPNIRISHIIKGRVPTAIRKSVKELSPKEKTIYYQRCAFMIEVPSLSENVNNNKLSLTIGGVRALNQENLYSKRSLEKFKVFIGFKNQVCTNLCISTDGLNTDIRVSSVAELKDKINELIQQFDKDRFLGNMERMSKFSLNELQFGHTIGKMRMYTHLNREEKLDKLALLMNDNQIGTVVKNYYHDPNFSRSRNGDINLWDFYNLMTDANKSSYIDLNLERNANAFEFVTGMANSLQNQTYNWFLN, from the coding sequence ATGGAATTGATAACAATTAATAATAGTATTGAAAAACAGGTAATATTAGAAAAGGATGTTACCGTATCACAAGGAAATTTTATAGAGGCTAATACAGAGTGTGTGAGCTTGAGTCACCTTAAAAATGAGTGCATTATACCAAATTATTCGGACTCAGAAAGTACCATAGCGCACTCCGAATTTATTGATGCTACAAACGAGGTAGTTCATGCAAATTTTCCAGAAACTAGTGTCTTAGAACCCAATATAAGGATTTCACATATAATTAAAGGAAGAGTCCCAACAGCTATACGCAAGTCCGTTAAAGAGCTTAGCCCTAAGGAGAAGACTATATATTACCAACGTTGCGCGTTCATGATAGAAGTGCCTAGTTTGTCAGAAAATGTAAATAATAATAAACTCTCACTCACTATTGGAGGTGTAAGAGCATTAAATCAAGAGAATCTCTACAGTAAAAGGAGCTTAGAAAAGTTTAAGGTATTCATTGGGTTCAAAAATCAAGTTTGTACTAATTTGTGCATAAGTACAGACGGATTAAATACAGATATCAGAGTTAGTAGTGTAGCAGAATTAAAAGATAAGATTAACGAACTAATCCAACAATTTGATAAAGATAGGTTCTTGGGCAACATGGAGCGTATGAGCAAGTTTAGCCTTAATGAGTTACAGTTTGGACACACCATAGGAAAAATGCGAATGTACACCCATCTAAATAGGGAGGAAAAACTTGACAAGTTGGCACTTCTTATGAATGATAATCAAATTGGAACAGTAGTAAAAAACTACTATCATGACCCAAATTTCTCTAGAAGTCGAAATGGGGATATTAATCTTTGGGATTTCTACAATTTAATGACGGATGCCAACAAGTCAAGTTATATTGATTTAAATCTAGAGCGTAATGCCAACGCATTTGAGTTCGTAACAGGCATGGCTAATTCATTGCAGAATCAGACTTATAATTGGTTTTTAAATTAA